The Catenulispora sp. MAP5-51 genome segment CGGAGCGGGCCGCGGCCTTGGGCGGGGAGTTCAAGGTCGGACCCGGTGAGAACGGCGGCACCGTTCTGGTGTGGCGCGTGCCGCTGGACGACTGATGCCGAGCGTGGTGCTCGCACCACGTTCTCAAGGGCGGCGAGTCTGTCCGGACTTGATCTCGGACACCATCACCGCGGCCTGGACCCGCCGGGTCAGACCGAGTTTGGCCAACAGCGCGGACACGTAGTTCTTCACGGTCTTCTCGGCCAGGAACATCCGCTCGGCGATCTGCCGGTTGGTCAGGCCCTCGCCGATCAGGTCCAGCACCTTGTGCTCCTGCGCGGTCAGCTGCGCCAGCGGGTCCTTCTTCTCGTCGGCGGCCCGCAGTTTGGCCATCACCTTGGCCGCGAGCCTGGGGTCCAGCAGCGACTCGCCGCCGGCCACCGTCCGCACCGCCGACACCAGGTCCGGCCCGAGCGTCTGCTTGAGCAGGTAGCCCGAGGCGCCGGCCATGATGGCGTCGAACAGCGCCTCCTCATCGGCGAAGG includes the following:
- a CDS encoding response regulator → MNGGKIGVFLLDDHQVVRRGLKDMLEDEPDFEVVGEGATAAEALARVPALRPRVAVLDVRLPDGDGVTVCRELRSKLPELSCLMLTSFADEEALFDAIMAGASGYLLKQTLGPDLVSAVRTVAGGESLLDPRLAAKVMAKLRAADEKKDPLAQLTAQEHKVLDLIGEGLTNRQIAERMFLAEKTVKNYVSALLAKLGLTRRVQAAVMVSEIKSGQTRRP